From the Quercus lobata isolate SW786 chromosome 6, ValleyOak3.0 Primary Assembly, whole genome shotgun sequence genome, one window contains:
- the LOC115994432 gene encoding protein DA1-related 1-like has translation MKDFKASSHRGQYHGNYADERIWDGARSSVDEDLECAVAMSLSEQDQKGKNVIGKLHEEDEQLAKALQESYPFAEDEQLAKALQESCPLEEDELLAKALQESGPLELAEDELLAKAIHESLLESPPQNRICAGCNTEISPLKILRRMDAIWHAECFRCHACNLPIKDHEFSTSGKHRFHKSCHKKPHPPICDVCKNFIPKNSAGLIECRERPFWKQQFCPSHEHDRTPQCCSCERMETRDRKYLLLDDGRKLCLECLDSAVMDTNECQPLYIEIQNFFEGLQMKVEQKIPMLLVQRQALNVAMDGEKNGHHHMRETRGLCLSEEQTVTTISRRPRMVDNQIIDVETEPCRLIRRCEVTAILVLYGLPRLLTGSILAHEMMHAWLRLKGYPNLSPEVEEGICQVLAHMWMESEIRSASGSDVASSSSSSSSSSSSSKKGKRSEFEKKLGEFFKHQIETDETSAYGDGFRKGNEAVLKYGLKRTLKHIQMTKNFP, from the exons ATGAAGGATTTTAAAGCTTCTAGCCATAGAGGCCAATATCATGGGAACTATGCAGACGAAAGAATTTGGGATGGGGCCCGTAGTTCAGTG GATGAAGATCTTGAGTGTGCTGTGGCAATGTCACTTTCAGAACAAgaccaaaaagggaaaaacgtGATTGGTAAATTGCATG AGGAAGATGAACAACTTGCCAAAGCTCTTCAAGAAAGTTATCCTTTTGCGGAAGATGAACAACTTGCCAAGGCTCTTCAAGAAAGTTGTCCTTTGGAGGAAGATGAACTACTTGCCAAGGCTCTTCAAGAAAGTGGTCCTTTGGAATTGGCGGAAGATGAACTACTTGCCAAAGCTATTCACGAAAGTCTCTTGGAGTCTCCTCCCCAAAACAG AATCTGTGCTGGCTGCAACACTGAGATTAGCCCTTTGAAAATTTTGCGCCGCATGGATGCTATTTGGCATGCAGAATGTTTTCGTTGTCATGCTTGCAATCTACCCATTAAGGATCATGAG TTTTCTACGTCAGGCAAGCACCGTTTTCACAAATCCTGCCATAAGAAGCCGCATCCCCCAATATGTGATGTTTGCAAGAATTTT ATCCCAAAAAATTCAGCAGGTCTTATTGAGTGTAGGGAACGGCCTTTCTGGAAGCAGCAGTTCTGCCCCTCACATGAACATGACAGAACTCCTCAGTGTTGCAGCTGTGAAAGAATGGAG ACGAGGGACAGGAAATATCTATTACTTGATGATGGTCGGAAGCTTTGTCTGGAGTGTCTAGACTCAGCAGTTATGGATACTAATGAATGCCAGCCTCTTTATattgaaatacaaaatttcttCGAAGGTTTACAGATGAAAGTGGAGCAGAAAATTCCAATGCTCTTGGTTCAGAGACAAGCACTAAATGTGGCCATGGATGGAGAAAAGAAT GGTCACCATCACATGCGTGAGACCAGAGGACTTTGTTTGTCAGAGGAACAGACGGTTACCACT ATCTCTAGGAGGCCAAGGATGGTGGACAACCAAATTATAGACGTGGAAACTGAGCCTTGTAGGTTGATCCGTAGGTGTGAAGTAACAGCAATTCTTGTTTTGTATGGCCTTCCTAG GTTGTTGACTGGGTCAATCCTGGCTCATGAGATGATGCATGCGTGGCTCAGGCTTAAAG GTTACCCCAATCTTAGTCCAGAGGTTGAAGAGGGTATCTGCCAGGTCTTAGCTCATATGTGGATGGAGTCTGAGATCCGTTCAGCATCTGGAAGTGATGTTgcttcatcatcatcttcatcatcctcTTCTTCCTCGTCATCAAAAAAGGGTAAACGATCTGAGTTTGAGAAGAAACTTGGTGAGTTTTTCAAACACCAGATTGAGACAGATGAAACATCAGCTTATGGAGATGGATTCAGGAAAGGAAACGAGGCAGTGCTCAAATATGGCCTGAAGCGTACTCttaaacatattcaaatgacaaaaaaCTTTCCTTAG